In Acipenser ruthenus chromosome 44, fAciRut3.2 maternal haplotype, whole genome shotgun sequence, the genomic stretch CAGCTGGTAATTCACAGATTCACTCATTTATCAAGCTGGAATGcgtgtgctgtttattttttaaatatcctgGGGATGGGAATcggactcctgttgcacagcagcgtcacccattccaggttttactaccagcttgattagaccccagtgtgtgtgtctaggtaacaaaccaggaatggatcaaactgctgtgcaacgagAGAATTCCATCACTGTATTTCTAAGGTtatatagttgtatttttttcaatgcatatttttattttttctccagttatctcacacccagtcatctttGAATCAGAACAGAGAAAGGTGAGTTTTTATAACAttgacaaacacaaaataaaggagACTTCACTTtaaaaattttaggattgaggcttcatttataacaaataaaataaaaaaaactatgcacgtaatttagatattttatttaacatcatgatgtaatcaaagaaactgcaaaatgatatcgaaaaaaaaaaaaaaaaaaaagagtaccggaaggaagccataatcgcagtacagtaagtatttcatgttagatttcgaaatgtcacgttttttcCAGTCAGTTTTTCGTACAGTGTCtggggaaaactccaaagcgataggtgtgtaattcaatatgttaacaagggaacattattcagtagctttcattggactctatgaagctgagggagttcattctatatagagggggtggaattcaatatgttaacaagggaacattattcagcagctttcattggactctatgaagctgagggagttcattctatatagagggtgtggaattcaatatgttaacaagggaacattattcagcagctttcattggactctatgaagctgagggagttcattctatatagggggtgtggaattcaatatgttaacaagggaacattattcagcagctttcattggactctatgaagctgagggagttcattctatatagagggggtggaattcaatatgttaacaagggaacattattcagcagctttcattggactctatgaagctgagggagttcattctatatagagggggtggaattcaatatgttaacaagggaacattattcaacagctttcattcaaaattagttcattctcatagagagggggatgcaaaacctttggccccagctgtaggtaacaagctcaggggtgtcttacTAAACTAGTAAGCTAAAATTACtaaatcaagctggtagtaaaacctggaatgggtcgaactgctgtgcaacaggagtcttattcccatccctttGTCTTGTCCAACAACAATGCAAGGGACatgttcatgtgtgtgtgttttatttttatttttttatcacaggCGTTTCTAGCCAAACTGAGTGACGCAGAAGCCTGATGACAGCCAGATAGAGAAAgatataggagagagagagagagagactctgaCTGGGCCAGACCAGCAGCTGGAACGGAAGATCAGAAGACAgtaaatattacaataaaaaacacacGATATTTGTACAGTGGGGCACATACCCATTATTCGGATTAGGCTGTCCACAGAAATCAGATGAGGGtggctggtgtcgatcgggcCGATTTACccttcagagtgaattcagaaacagctgcttgggtttgtgacgaTCGCTGCTTTTTCTTCAGACTCTGCGGAGAacagcgacccacacaaacccgagcagctgtttcttaattcactctgaacgggtgaaatcagcccgatcgacaccagccaCCCTCGCCTGTGATCATTATTAAATTCTTTAGACACAAAGATGTCGGTCGAAGACTTTTAGTTACTGCTGTGGTTAACAGTCTGTTGGTGTTCGTTAATAAACACAATGAAAAATTGAGagaatataatcccttcttctcggtgtctgtgttagtttactacattctgaaaagagtttagtttcattaaagctgcagacagacagacagacagacagacagacagagccccacaatcctgttcagtttgacgctacaatataatcccttcttcttggtgtgtctgttagtttactacattctgaaaagagtttagtttcattaaagctgcagacagacagacagacagacagacagacagagccccacaatcctgttcagtttgacgctacaatataatcccttcttctcagtgtctgtgttagtttactacattctgaaaagagtttagtttcattaaagctgcagacagacagacagacagacagacagacagagccccacaatcctgttcagtttgacgctacaatataatcccttcttggtgtctgttagtttactacattctgaaaagagtttagtttcattaaagctgcagacagacagacagacagacagacagacagagccccacaatcctgttcagtttgacgctacaatataatccccccttcttggggtctgtgttagtttactacattctgaaaagagtttagtttcattaaagctgcagacagacagacagacagacagacagacagacagagccccacaatcctgttcagtttgacgttACAAAATAATCCCTTCTTGGTGtctgttagtttactacattctgaaaagagtttagtttcattaaagctgcagacagacagacagacagacagacagacagacagagccccacaatcctgttcagtttgatgcTACAAAATAATCCCTTCTTCTCAGTGTTTGTTAGTTTACTATATTCTTTGTTAAAGTTTAAAGCCACTCTGTCCCAAAACTGGTCATTTTAACATAACTGTTCTTAAAAActcaaacattttgatttcaaacCAGTTTTAAATGGAGTGCAGCAGCACCCTGTAGCCAGGTTCACTGCAATGGAAATAAACCACCAACGAAATATCTTTAAAAACACAAGATTTATTGAGAACAGTCTGGTCTCATCAAATCAACTTGTAACCCCAAACTCTTGgtcataattacaaaaaaaaatgtacctaaaataataacaacattattattattattattattattattattaaaaataataataataataataataataataataataattctacaaAAGTCAACTGTCATTGTTCGCTTAAGCAAAATAAGTGAAGGCATCTCTTCTCAAATCTCAAGCAATTTAAATTTAAGAGGGCGGGCTAAGCCAGGGCTGTAGAATCTACTGGTAAAAAAGTTCCCCGCTTCCTGGTatgacatcacttcctgtgccgTAGCTCTTTCGCTGGTGGCAAAATCGGGTCAGGCGACCTACttactgcacaggaagtgataaaACACCAGGAAGTAAAAGAAAATAGGTAAATTAggtggtttttttatttttttattttttaatatggctTTCAGACCCGAGGTGAATTCCAATTGTAATGGTGAAAATTTGTAATTTATTGTAAATTATCCCCATCTATGTAATTGATCGATTCCAGTTCAgctacacatttatttgtcatttcaGATCTTTATTCTCGTATTTTCAATCACTTCTGGTAACTTCCcccattatttgttttaaaaaaaacaaaaacaaaaccctttaaaaaagtgctccagtgtgtctgtgtgtttgtacctgtgattattagTGCCGGTTATTCAGAGGAAATGATGCGCGCGGCTGTTTATGTTACGTTTTAGCGTCACTGTAATTATAATTGGGATCACTGCAGCATAATTGGAACTAATTAAAAATTGAATAAAGCAGAATTGGAATTTCAGGAAATGATTCCGCTGTAATtgtcataatcataataataataataataataataataataataataataatgaccccaGTGCctcagacggggggggggggggggggggggggggggggggcactgtgtTGCTTGTGCAGATTTAAAGAGGATTAAAAAGACCCTTTAAAACTGTCGCTAGTACCCCCATACCCTAACCCCTCTCCCTTTGagcttaatataataataataataataataataataataatcattatcaTCACTTATGACCATTATTTCTGAGTTCTCCCAtctaaccaaaaaacaaaacaaagttcatACCTATATACATAGATACCGCAGCTCTGTATAaaatgtccctctctctctctctctctctctcacccctccccGTCACTAATATCCACTTCCACCTCCGCCATGCCCTCCTGCCGGCACACAAACCACTCCCTCACTTGCTGGGACGTCATCCTCGTCTCCCTACACAACGCTTCCAAATCCCGCTCCTGCAGGAACCCTGTGCTCCCGAAATACCTCTCCAGGGGGCGCATGTCGACGCCGCTGTTCGAACCCGGGGCCGACCCCTCGTCCCTGCCTCCGTGCCAGGCTCCtgactccctctccctcttcctcttcgCCCTGCTGTTGCTGGGGGAAGCTGGGAGGTGGGGAGCGGTCTGTTGCTGCTTCTGCAGGATATCGGAAGCTATGTCCGACCTCTTGACCCACCTCAGGTGATCGTTCTTGACCGCGTAGCGCGTGTCTCCGAACCACTGGATAATGTCCGACCGCGGCAGCCCGCTCTCCTCCGTCAAACGGGCGTAGTCCGAGTTCTGGGGCCACTGGCAGCGCAGAAAAAAGGCCTTGAGAATGGACAGTTGTTCTTTGGTCTTCCGCAGTCGGCCGTTGGGTGTGAGAAGGGAGGGGCCCAGGGGGGAGGTGCTAGAGGAGAAGGGGGTGGGCTTGCTCTTCTTGGGGTTAGCCTGTGCTCCACCGTTGCGGTGGTGGGGCGGGGTCCGTAGCGTCGCCCCGCTGTCTGGTTTCCCTTCGGCAACAAGTCTTTCTCCTACCCCCCCCTTCCTCCCTGCGGTCTCCCACCTTCCCGGAATTCCTGAATCTGTGCGCCACCGCCTCGAGGCTGCGGTCCAGGAAGGACTCCAAGGAGGAGCGGCTGGGATCGGGGGTGCTGAGACTGGGGTTCCCTCCAGATGCctgggaggaagaggaagaggaggaggaggaggagaagttATTTAATCGCTGCCCCACCAGATGGGCTTCGGGTTTCTTGTAGCTCCCGCTGCCCGGGAGAGCAGAGGAGGAAGAGTGTGTCGCCACTCCGTTCGTAAAGCCGCCGAGAGGGTCGAGTTTCGAGCCGTTTATCCCGCGGTCgcctctctcttcctcctctaAATCGataccacctcctcctcccccctcctcctcctcctcctcctccccccactCCCCCTCCCTGCCCCTCCCCTGCCCCAGCTTCAGCCTCGTCTCCTCAATCTCTTCGGAAGACCAGCTGATCCCATACCGGATCCTCTGAACCATCAGCCAGACCTTCACCTTGTCCAGGGGCAGACccgagtcccggcacagctgcccGATCTCCGCGGCCGACGGGTAAGGGAAGCGGCTGAACGCCTCGACCAGCCTTTCGTCCGAATCCAGCGCGCTGGTCTGGTCAGACTGGGTCCACACCAGCTTCAGCCCCTCTGAGACCAGGGGCAGGCAGACCACCGAGTTTCTGTTGGGGCTGAAGTTGACCGTAGACGACGGGTTCCTGCAGCCCGGCTTCGGAGTCGTAGCTTTTCCCTGAGCGACTTCCTGAGGCGTCGACGACGACGACCCTCTTTTCCCTGTGTCGCAGTCTTTAGCGCCCCCTTCTGTTTCCCTCCCGGGCCAGGGGGGAAAGGTTTCTCCGTTGCAGGGCTCCATGTCGGGGGTCCTGCCGGTGCAAGTGGGCAGTATTTTGAAGTTAAAAACAGGATGCGTCCTGTGCAGGTGCTCGCTGAAGCGGGATAGGTCCAGCGTCTCGTAGCCGCACAGCTGGCAGTGGTAGCCGCGTTCCGACTTGACAGAAGAGGCGCTCATAACGGGGTCGGCTTCCTCCGACCGCGACGAGGGAAAAAATGCCCCGCATTCAGTggccattttttattaaaaaaaaaaaaaaagatacgtatcgttttatttgattattatatttttttctatcgTCGGGTTCCTCTCTCGTAGTTTCCCCCTCCaatccactccactccactccaccaccac encodes the following:
- the LOC131709735 gene encoding LOW QUALITY PROTEIN: homeobox and leucine zipper protein Homez-like (The sequence of the model RefSeq protein was modified relative to this genomic sequence to represent the inferred CDS: deleted 1 base in 1 codon), with protein sequence MATECGAFFPSSRSEEADPVMSASSVKSERGYHCQLCGYETLDLSRFSEHLHRTHPVFNFKILPTCTGRTPDMEPCNGETFPPWPGRETEGGAKDCDTGKRGSSSSTPQEVAQGKATTPKPGCRNPSSTVNFSPNRNSVVCLPLVSEGLKLVWTQSDQTSALDSDERLVEAFSRFPYPSAAEIGQLCRDSGLPLDKVKVWLMVQRIRYGISWSSEEIEETRLKLGQGRGREGEWGEEEEEEEGGGGGGIDLEEEERGDRGINGSKLDPLGGFTNGVATHSSSSALPGSGSYKKPEAHLVGQRLNNFSSSSSSSSSSQASGGNPSLSTPDPSRSSLESFLDRSLEAVAHRFRNSGKVGDRREEGGGRRKTCCRGKPDSGATLRTPPHHRNGGAQANPKKSKPTPFSSSTSPLGPSLLTPNGRLRKTKEQLSILKAFFLRCQWPQNSDYARLTEESGLPRSDIIQWFGDTRYAVKNDHLRWVKRSDIASDILQKQQQTAPHLPASPSNSRAKRKRERESGAWHGGRDEGSAPGSNSGVDMRPLERYFGSTGFLQERDLEALCRETRMTSQQVREWFVCRQEGMAEVEVDISDGEG